Genomic segment of Macaca nemestrina isolate mMacNem1 chromosome 3, mMacNem.hap1, whole genome shotgun sequence:
GTTGAACTCCCTGCGTGGTCTGTAAACAACTGCAACGCAGCTCTCTCATTGCAGCAGCGACAGGACCAgctggggaagaaagagagacacCTTTATAGGGCAGGTTGCTTGGTGAGTTCCCTGGAAGGCAGCTGCCCCGCAGAGGCTGGGATGCACCGCTGTGCCCCACTGCGTCCCCTGTGCCAGGCGCTCTCACCTGGGCTGAGGGGCCCTGGCGGCGTCAGCAGCAGCAGGAGCGCGAGCAGCGCGCACAAGGAGCCCAAAGGACCCGGGACACGGGCCGGGCGACTGGACAGGAGGCTCATAGTGGTCAACAGATCGCTGGGAGCAGCCGCGGGTTCCTGAACTGAATGGAGGAGCAGAGATTGGAGGATCCTGAGCACTGAGACTTCCTAGCGTCTTTTGAACTCCTTTTATCTACATTCATCTCTCCCCACTCACAGGAAACTCAAGCTTTGGGATGCTGGGGAAATTCCCTGAATTCAGGGGGCAGTGTGGAAAGaagcggggtgggggggggggcagaCAGTGGGGAGGGTGGCCTGGAGGAGCTGCGGGCACCTCTACCTAGAGGGACATTCTCCACCTGCTCCGCGGTGGAGGGAGCTGTGACTCCAGCCAGAAGGGAGCAGTGATTC
This window contains:
- the LOC105477295 gene encoding C-X-C motif chemokine 5-like, giving the protein MSLLSSRPARVPGPLGSLCALLALLLLLTPPGPLSPAGPVAAAMRELRCSCLQTTQGVQPQMISNLQVFAIGPQCSEVEVVASLKNGTEVCLDPQAPFLKKVIQKILDGENKDN